The DNA window CTGCAACGGGCTGGTGGGGTCAGAGCCATTTTCTCCACGACTGGCAGGATCCCCAAGGTATTGCTTTTTTCTTTTTTCAAATTATGTTTTGTGGGACTGCGACTACGATTGTCTCTGGGGCGATCGCCGAACGTACAAGATTTACAGCCTATTTGGCGATCGCCATGATGATTTCTTGTCTGGTCTATCCCGCCTTCGGACATTGGGCTTGGAATGGTTTAGATAGCCCTGCACTGCAAGGCTGGTTGGGTAAACTCGGATTTATTGATTTTGCCGGATCAACGGTCGTCCATAGCATTGGGGCATGGGTTGCCCTCGCCACTTTAATGCACCTTGGTAGCCGTACCGGTCGGTATGAAGGTGGCAGATCTCGCAAAATTCACGGCTCAAATTTGATTATTTCGGTATTGGGAGCCATGTTGCTGTGGTTTGGCTGGTTTGGCTTTAATGCAGGCAGCACATTGGCGTTTAATGACCAAGTTCCCATTATTTTGCTCAATACCTTGATGGCTGGTGTTGCCGGACTGATAAGTGCTGGCGGTATTCGAGCTATTCAAACACAAAATATCGAAGTTGAGGCGCTAATCAATGGCTGTTTAGCTGGTTTGGTAGCGGTGACTGCTTGTTGCCATATCATTAGTACGCCCATGTCTGTGGTCGTCGGTGCCACGGGGGGAGCTGTGATGCTCCTTGGCGAATATTGGTTAGATTGTTGGGAAATTGATGATGCGATCGCCGCCATTCCAGTCCATGGTTTTGCCGGAGCTTGGGGAACAGTGGGTGTTGCCCTCTTCGGCCAACCCGAACGATTACCCCTTGATCGCCTACTACAGTTATGGATTCAAGTCTCTGGGGTGGCGATCGCCTTCGTGTGGTCCTTTGGCGTGAGCTATCTGCTGATTTGGTTATGGCGGCAGTTTTTTCCCCTACGCGTCTCCGTCGAAGCAGAACATCTCGGCCTCAATATCACAGAGCACCATGCCCACACAGATATTTACGAACTCATGCAAGTGATGGATCAACAGGCTCAAACAAAAGATCTAAGTTTGCGTGCCCCCGTTGAACCCTTCACCCAAGTAGGTGTCATTGCAGAGCGCTATAACCGGGTAATGGATCGCCTACAGGTCGCTTTAGAACACAGCGAAACCCTCGCTGCAGAATTAGAATTTAAAGTCATTGAGCGTACCCATGCCCTCACCGCCACAAACAATAGCCTAGAAGCAGAGATACGAGAACATCAAAAAACCGAAGATGCCCTACGGCAATCCCAAGCGGAACTTCAAGAATTTGCCGATACCCTCACCCTCACCCTCCAAGAACTACAGCAAACCCAAACGCAACTGATTCAGTCAGAGAAAATGTCTTCCCTTGGGGAAATGGTGGCGGGGGTCGCCCACGAAATTAACAACCCCATTAATTATGTTTATGGCAATTTAAAATATCTAGATGAATATACCGCGAGCTTAATTGAGCTAATTCATCTTTATCAAGAACATCTTTCACCGACACCAGATGAAATTAGCGATCGCCTTGAAGATTTAGAACTGGACTTTATCGTCGAAGATCTTCCCAGTATTCTCAAATCAATGCACCACGGTAGCGAACGTATTCAGAACCTCGTGGTTTCCCTGCGCAACTTCTCCCGTTTAGACGAAGCCCCCCAAAAGCAGGTGGACATCCATGAAGGCATAGCAAGCACTTTACTTCTCCTCAAACGCCGAATTGAACGTTTTCCCAGTCAACAACCCATGAAAGTCATCACGGATTTTGATGATTTGCCCCCCATCGAATGTCATCCGAGCCAGCTCAACCAGGTTTTTATGAATCTCCTCTCCAATGGGATGGATATGCTAGATGAAATTTATGAAGCCAATCCCCGCCGCCCCGGTACTATCTGGATAACAACTCGCCACATAGAAGCACAACAGATGGTGCGGGTCACGATCGCCGACGATGGTAAGGGCGTACCAAGCAAGATTCGCACAAAACTATTTGATCCATTTTTTACCACAAAACCCGTCGGGAAAGGCACAGGTTTAGGTCTTTCCATTTGCTATCAAATCATTGTGGAAAAACATAACGGTAAGATTTGGTGTGAACCTAATTTTCCTGAAGGTGCCAAGTTTGTCTGTGAATTCCCCATCTCGCCCTAAACCCTTTTGGCGATCGCTCTGGCAATTTTCCCGTCCCCACACCATCATCGGCACAAGTTTAAGTGTCTGGGCTTTGGCTTTTCTTGCCAACTCACCGGAGCAATTGTTTGGTCTCTACGGCTGGTTTGTACTGACGGCATGGATTGCTTGTCTCGGCGGCAATGTTTTTATTGTGGGTTTAAATCAGCTCACTGACATTGACATCGACAAAATTAATAAACCCCACTTGCCGGTTGCCGCTGGGGAATTTTCGGCAAAAACCGGCTGGCTGATTGTGCTCCTCTCTGGGGCGATCGCCTTACTTTTAAGTATTTTTAGTGGGCTATGGCTGACGGTAACGGTGGTGAGTAGTCTTGCCATTGGCACGATGTATTCTTTGCCGCCGGTGCGCCTGAAACGGTTTCCCCTCCTCGCGGCGATGTGCATTTTTACCGTGCGGGGCGTTGTGGTAAATCTCGGATTATTTGCCCATTTTCGCGATATCTCCAGTCAATCCGTCGTGATTACTCCGACTGTTTGGTTATTAACTGCGTTCATTATTGTGTTTACGGTGGCGATCGCCATTTTTAAAGATGTACCGGATATGGAGGGCGATCAACAATACCGCATTAAAACCTTTACGCTGCTCCTCGGAAAGCGCAAAATTTTTAACCTATCCCTCGGCATTATCGGCGCTTGTTACCTTGGGATGATTGCTGGTGTCTGGCTCTTGGCAACCAGCCTCAATCCTTTGGTCTTTACCATTGCCCATATGGCACTGGCGATCGCCCTTATCTACCGCAGCCAGAGGGTAAACCTCGCCCAAAAACAAGAAATCGCCGCCTTTTACCAATTTATTTGGAAGCTATTTTTCTTGGAATATATTTTATTTATCGTTGTCAATTTACTGCCTTAGGGTGAGTTGGGGTTAAGCCCCTAGGGAAAAATCATTAGAGAAAAGGAGACTGACAAGATTACAGAACAGGGTGAAACGCCTATTTTTTAATCGCAATCCCTGTTTTATATCAAATCTCCGTGTCACCAATCCCCCTATTTCCATCGACAGGCCAAGCTTTACTAATCCCGAACCTAGTTGCCTTCAGTCCAAATCCAACAATTTTTGTCGAGGACTTCTATAATCGTTAATCCGTTAATAAATCCACCAAACCTTTGAGGATATATGCAACAGTTGTCGGTTGTCGTCGTCCATGGCAGTTATAGCGAGGTTTATCGCCAAGAATTTAATCTACTCCTAGAACGGGTCAGTGCCAGGGTTGCCCATCCAGTTTGTGGTGTCTACCTCGAATGTACAGACAGACCCATGGTGACGGCGATCACCCAATATCTTGAGACATACCCTGACAAATCAGACATCCACCTGCAAATATTGCCATTATTTCTTTTGCCCGGCGTTCATGTGCGCGAAGATATCCCTGGGGCGATCGCCCAACTTCGTCAACAATTTCCAAAAATCACAATACAGACCCTGCCATACCTTGGCAAAGACGGCTTACTTGCCCCTTTTCTCGAACGCCAATTTGAGAAGCACCCCGACGCAAAACGTGTTCTCCTTGCCCACGGGAGCCGCCGCACTGGCGCGAATCCCCAAATTGAGACCCTAGCGGCATCCCTCAATGCAAATACCGCCTACTGGGCGACAGAGCCAGCCCTCCAAGAAACCATCGCCCTACTCACCAAGGAAGATCTTAATATCGTTTATGTTGTGCCCTATTTTCTCTTTTCTGGCAAAATACCCGCCGCGATCGCCGCACAAGTGCACGAATTACAACAATCCTATTCACGACTGCAATTTTATTTGGGGCAGCCATTTGGTACACAACCTGACTGCGCTGTGGCGATCGCCGCATTATTAAACAAAAAAAACAAGTCAACAAAAAAAAACAAGCCCAACAATCTAATATCTCGATGAAACAAAATATCCCCAGAGGCTCAGAGGTTTCAGTCTGTTACGTGACTCACCGACAACTCGCCCCTCACTCCTCCCCAGGGAAAATATGACTCATTTTCGTGCCATACACTCCATCCACCGAGCCATTAAACAAGCGCAGCTCCGTTAAAGCCTCTTATCAAGCTCGCACCTCTTCATTGCGATTATCCTTTCGTCATACTTCAGGCTCTAGCTTGTAAATGGCGGCGATCGCCTGCCGAGAAATAACAGCAGTGGCATTGATCATTAGATTTAAAACTCTTGCGCAAAACAGACATTGCTGACAACTTAAAATGTGACGATTCTCAGAACCCATGGAGTGATAGCATCATCGCTCCCCCATGAAGATTATCAGGCGATCGCCAAACCCAACGTCAGTTATGGATAAGCATGTAGCCAAAACCCTCTAGAGAAAAAAAGACATAGAGAGGGAAAAACACAGGGAAGCAACGAAAATTTGCATTTTTTGAAAGCTAGGATTATTTGCATAGAAACACCTCCCGATCTCTCGCTCTCTCCTTCACCACGTCGTACTTCCGAGCATCCTTCAACAAAACTCACATTAACCCACGTCACATTCTCAAAAAATCAACATCACACCATAAAAATGGTAGCAACCCATACAAAAAAATCAATCAAATGTAGCCTTAACGACAAAAAAACAGCAAACCGCAACTTTCCTTAAAGTATTGCTCTTCTTTACAGATTGCCAAGAACAATTCCACTGAATGGCATGATGATGATGGTTTTTAGGAAAATTTCGCCTAAACCATTTCAGCGCAAGACAATCATAAGGATATATACCTAGAACAGCGACAAAATCTTGCCTGTAGCACTGCCTTCGCAGTTAAATAAGTGGAGACAGATTTATTAAGCTATTGCTGTACCGAGGAAAAACATGAATAAAATTCTGGGGATCGACCCACTTAAAAAATTTATTTTTGGCGTTGCTGCATTTGTAATGCTATTTTGGCAGCTCAATACCACTGTGGCTAACGCAACTGAATTGCGTGAAGCAGACCGTACCGTAAACCTCAGTGAAACTGAAACCGTTGTTCTGAGCGACCAACAAATTGCCAAGGGCTTACGAGTCTTTATTGATACCTGTAGTCAGTGCCACAACACTGGCCGTACGAAAAGTAATCCCAACGTTACTTTAGGTCTAGATGACCTAAAAGGCGCAGATCCCCGCCGCGACAATATCCTTGCGATGGTGGACTACCTGAAGAACCCGACTTCCTATGACGGTGAGTATGATCTTCTCCAACTCCACCCCAACACTACCCGCGCTGACATCTGGAGCTCCATGAGAAACTACAACGAAGAAGATCTTCAAAATGTTTCTGGTTATGTTCTTGTGCAGGCTCAGGTTCTTGGCGAAGGCTGGGGCGGTGGTAAGCTCTTTAACTAATAGTCTGTTTTACTTTTGAAGTTTTATTTTTGAAATCTATCTATAAAATTTCCGAAATAAATACCCTAAGGCAACCAAAGTTGGTTGTCTTTTTTGTTGGTGATTTATATAGTGCGGAGATATCAAGTCTTTAACCTGAGTTCGGTTTAAGAAAGGTTCGGCATGACAATGCGGCGAAGGGGAGAGTAAGTGAGGGGGGATTTTTTATGCCAACAAACAACCACAGGTATTAAAAAATTTGAATGTCGATTGATTCTCCGTTTCTCCCTCTGCTTGTGTCTTCCGTTTCTCGGAGGCATTCAGGCTAGTACTTAACCCGAACTGACGTTATTTAATGTGAGTTTTGCTTAAGCATGCTCGGAAGTACGACGCGGTGAAGGAGAGAGCGAGAGATCGGGAGATGTTTCTATGCAAATAATCCTAGCTTTCAAAAAATGCAAATTGTCGTTGCTTCCTCTCCATGTCTTTTTTTCTCTAGAGAATTTTGGCTACATGCTTATCCATAACTGACGTTATTTACTTCTTCCCTATGGTGGCGATCGCCCCAAACAAGACCAAATCTGAAATTTAACCGACGGCGATAAGTTTTAGAAAAGCCCCATGACCCATATTGTTGGGAACATCTGAGTGACCTCCCGACATAAGACAAAAATCAAAATACTGTAGGGGTTGTTCGCGAATAACTCACCATAGGGATCGGAAGTTTATTTTTTCTGCTGGCTATTTTTCTTCTTATTTTTATCTTCCCAACGCCACAAAAAAATCATGAGACCCACGACACCCGCCTGCACCCCAAAATTTGGAATTGCATTCGCGAGATCGCGACCAGCCGCAATCTGACCAATAAAGACCAAACCACCGACAAAACCAGAAATGCCAAAGCAAATATAAACAAATTGCCGCAGAGTACGGTAGGGATTTTGGGCTTCGATGCGTAGACGTTCGAGTTTTTCTGGTGTGAATTTCTGAGACATAATTGCTTTTTGTAAAAATTAAATGATTAAAAACAATAAAAACCCCCACTCTAAGATCTCTAGAATGAGGGTAAGAGGCGATCGCCGAGCCTAGCGCATAAGATTTTGGAAGAAGGCCAAATTCACAGTGTCACGCACAATGAGGAAGACCCCAAGCCCAAGGAGCAAGACCAAACCTGTCTGCATAATATTTTCTTGGATACGCATCGGTAGCGGTCTGCCACGCAGGCCTTCCACCAATAAAAAGGCAAGTTGACCGCCATCCAAAGCAGGCAAGGGCAAAATATTGATAATGGCTAAATTAATACTGATCAAGGAGCCAAACTGAAATAGGTTGCTGAGATCATCCTTCGCTAAATCTGCGCCCACCGCCACGATCGCCACAGGCCCCGCAACTTGCTGAGCTGTTTCGCCGAAGTTCGAAATGAGTTGGGCAAAGCCCTGAACCGTTAAACCGATGAGCCGCTGAAACTCTCTAGAACCTGCTTGAAGCGCTGCAACTGGGTTCTCGGCACGGCGACGGACGATTTCTCCGTTGGGCGCAAGCATCACCCCAATTTTTCCTTTACCGTCATTACCAGCATCGGGGGTAACCTCCACAGAGACGGTTTCGCTATCTCGTAAAATTTGCAAAGTTAGCGATTTGCCGGGAGCATCTTGAATCAAATCCCGTAATTCTTCAAGGGCATCTTGTCCAGTGGAAAGAGGGGTGTTATTGACAGAAAGGACGACATCTTCGCTTTGGATGCCAGCCTGTGCCGCAGGGGATGCGACGGCGGTTAAAACATCAGGAATACGAACACCGGGTTGATAGTCAATGTCTTGGAAACCAACGGTTCCGGCTTGGGTGACAAGCAAAAAATACGCAAAAATCAGATTGGCAATGACCCCAGCACTGATCACGATCGCCCGGTCAAAGATCGGACGGTTGCGCAGTAGATCAGGATCTTCAGGGGGAATGTCGCTGTCGGGGTCGTCATCGGGGAAACCGACATAACCGCCTAGGGGAAAGGCGCGGATGGCATATTCTGTTTCTTTGCCTTGATATTTCAGCAGGGTCGGACCAAAGCCAATGGAGAAACGGTTGACATGAATATTCTGGAGTCTAGCCGCTGAGAAATGCCCCAATTCATGGATCACGATGAGGAGTGCTAATACTGCGATCGCCGCCAATACGGACATAATGCTTCTTTCTTTTGTCTAAATAAAATTCTTTGTATCTAGATTATTGTAGGCGATCGCTCCAGTGGAGGTGACAAAGCATGGCTGTTTTATGCTTAGGGGAAGCAGTAAAACGAGAAGAAAATGTTAAGGTTAGTGACAATTTCCTCGGACAATTCCCCTTCAAAAGGCTCCGATGGGAGCGGATGTTTTTCCCATGCTGCAATTTTTTAAATCCTTCGTCGGTATTGGCTTCGTGGCCAGTTTGTCGGTACTGACCGTCGGCTGCGGCCTTGAACAAGAAGGTGTCGCCCAACCATTCCGTCCTGAACAGGAGACAGAAGAACAACCGCCGTTAGTGGATGTGGCGATCGCCGCTGCAACCAATGCTGAAGCGACAGAAACCTATACTGGGACAACTTTACCGCTGAAAACGGTAACGGTACGCTCCCGTCTCGAAGGGCAGTTACTGGCCCTCAACGTAGACGTGGGTGATGGGGTAGAACAGGGCAGGCTACTCGGTATTATCGAACCGGACTTGCTGCAAACCGAGGTCAATGAAGCCGCCGCAGAACTGGCAGCGAGACAGTTTGAGGTGCGCGAAGCAGAATCAGAACTCGCCGAAATCACCGCCCAAATCGCCCAAAATAAGGCCGCTTTAAAGCAGGCAACGGCTGATGCCAAACGTTTTCAGGAGTTAGCGACAACGGGGGCGATCGCCGCGCAACAGGCAGAATTGGCAGCAACAGCGCAAGAAACAGCCTCCCAAATTTTACGGTCTAGTCAGGCGCAACTGGCCACAAAAAAACAGGCGATCGCCGCCGCCCAAAAACGAGTAGTCGCCCAGCAGGCAATTTTGGCGCAGAACCAAGAACGTTTTACCCGCACCCAGATTTTTTCGCCGCAAACAGGGGTGATTTTCTCCAAGACAGCCGAAGCCGGAGATACGATTCCATCGGGTCAAACCCTAGTAGAAATCGGTGATTTGAGCGCTGTTAAAGTTGAAATAAAAATTTCCGACCGTGATCTGCGTGAATTTAGTCTTGGCAAATTGGTTTCAGTACAGCTTGACGCTTTTCCCGGTGAAACTTTTTCAGGAGAAGTGACGCAAATTTCTCCCATTGCAGACCCCGAAGCTCGCCTAATTCCCGTTGAGGTGACGATCCCGAACCCTGCCGGAAAAATTGCAGCGGGTTTATTGGCGCGGGTGAGTAAGCAAAGTGCTTTAACGCCAACAGTAACTATTCCAGTAGAAGCGTTAGAGGTGGGAGAAACTAGCGGCGACGTGATTTTTGTGCCGGTCACTATCGGTGAAGAAACGACGGTGCAAACCCGTCCGGTGCAGCTCGGCGAAATCGATAACGGTATGGTGGAAATTTTGTCTGGTTTGAACCCGAACGAAAAATATATCCTCAAAGGCGATCGCCCCCTAGTCACGGGTGAAACCGTTACCCTAAGCCTCCTATCTGAACCATAACTATTTGCATCCTTAACTAATCCCCCCAAAATTATGGCTACTCCCCCAAAGGTCAGTCTTACTACCCTTGCCATTCGGCGGCATATCGGCACACTCATGTTGGCGATCGCCTTGATTGTGGTGGGTTTTTATTCGCTGTTTCAGATTCCGGTGGATTTACTTCCAGCCATTAGTTATCCACGCATCGGAGTGCGGGCAGATGCCCCCGGTGTCGTGCCGGAGGTGGCGGTCAATGAAATTACGCGACCTTTGGAAGAAGCCCTCGCTGCGACGGAAGGGGTCACGCAAATTTTTTCCCAAACCCGGGAAGGACGCATCAGTATTGATCTCTTTTTTGATGCGGGAGCCGATGTTGATCAAGCCTTAAACGATGCCACCGCCACCTTAAACCGGGCTCGAAGTTCGCTCCCCGACACCATTGAACAGCCCCGCCTTTTTCGGTTTGATCCATCCCAGTTGCCCATTTATGAAATGGCCTTAACCTCCAGTATTTTGCAGCCTGTGGATCTGCGGATTTTTGCGGATGAGGAATTAGCAAGAGAATTAATTCGTGTGCCCGGTGTTGCCAATGTAGATGTGTCCGGCGGCGTGGAAGAAGAAGTTCAGGTGAATCTCGATCTCAAACGGTTGCAGGCTTTGGGCTTAGATATTGCCGATGTTTTAAATGCTTTAGGCGATCGCAATACAGATACTTCTGGCGGATTATTGCGGGGCGGTGAATCGGAAGCCCTGACACGGGTGATTGGTAAATTTTCCGATGCCGATGAAATTCGTAATTTGCCGATCCAAGTCGGCTCCAACGATAATCCTCAAACCATTACGCTCCAAGACGTTGCGGATATTAACGATGGCATTGCCGAACAACGGTTAACCGTGACCCTCAATGGTCAACCTGCCGTGAAAGTGACGGTGCAAAAACAGCCTGATGCCAACACCATCCAAGTTATTGACGGCGTGAAAGCGAAGCTGGAAGAGCTACGAGAATCTGGTTTGCTCACCGATGATTTGGAGATGACCGCTACCCTCGACGAATCTCGTTTCATTCGCAACTCTATTCAAAATGTCGCGATCGCCGGATTATCTGGTGCTACCCTCGCGGCGATCGCCGTCTTCTTTTTCCTCGGTTCTCTGCGCCAAACGTTGATTATTGTCTTAGCAATTCCCTTGGCAACTCTAACCGCGATTATCTTGATGCGACTCTTTAATTTGTCGCTAAATGTCTTTAGTTTGGGTGGCTTGGCGTTAGGGGTGGGCATCGTCGTGGATAACTCCATTGTGATGCTCGAAAATATTGCCAAAGGCGTGAGCCCCACTCAGGAACGTAACGGCTCACGGGGAAAGTTACGGCGCAATGTTGAACGCAGTAGCCAAGAACTGGAATCGGCTCTCCTCGCTTCCACCACCACAAACCTCGTTTCAGTTTTACCTTTTTTGTTGGTGGGCGGATTTCTCGCGCTAATTTTTAGCGAACTGATTTTGACCATCAGTTTTGCCGTAGCCGCCTCCCTGATTATTGCGTTGACCATTGTGCCGTCCCTTTCCGCGCGATTACTGACGATGCGCACCTCCAGTAATTTAAAAAATACGCCGCCCATTCGTTTATTTGGGCAAGGCTTAGAGAAGCTAACGGCAAATTACAGCAAACTTTTGCATTGGGTGGTTGATCGCAAAATTTTTGTCATTGTCGGGGCGATCGCCATCTTTGGCGGTAGTAGCTTTTTCATGGTGGGGCAATTACCGCAGGAAATTTTACCAAGCATTAATACCGGCTTAGCTGGATTATTTGTCCGTTTTCCCGTGGGCACAACCGTCGAAGAAAATCGTAAAGTGATGGCCGCCGTTGATGCAGTGCTCCTGGCGCAACCCGAAACGGAGTATGTTTTCACCACCGCTGGGGGCGCGCTTTTTAGCAATATTACGGTGAACAATGCCCTGCGGGGATCAAGCACCATTACCCTCAAACCCGGAACAGATGTGGCGAGCTACGTCGGTCGAGTCAATGGCGAACTAAACAAAAATATACGGGCGATCGGCACTTCTATTTTTATGCGTCCGGGAACAGTGCGGGGCTTATTTCTGAGTAATTCCCCCACGCGGGATGATATCGATTTAGTTTTACAGGGAACAGACATTAAAACGCTGGATCGCGCTGGCGAAATTGTCCTCGCAGCCCTTGGCGAACGGGCAACCCTCGCTCGCTATGAACCCGATGCTGCGCCTCCCCAACCAGAAGTCCAAATCATCCCCGATTGGCAACGGGCAACCACCCTAGGCCTCACGGCTTCAGAAATTGGTGACACCATTCAAACGGCTCTCGACGGCTCTGTGCCGACTCAACTACAGCGGGGCGATCGCCTCGTCGATGTTCGCGTTCAGCTGCAACCCCAAACGATCCAGCAACCCTCCCAACTGCGAAGCATTCCACTCTTTACCGACAGTCAAAAATTGGTGAAATTAGGCGATCTAGCGACCATTAGTCAGGGCGATGCCCCCGGCGAAATCCAGCGCATTAACCAGCGACAAATTTTACTCATCGAAGGTAGCCTCAGCGAAGGAGCGAGTTTGAGCGATGCTTTGGCAGAATTAGACAACATTTTTGCAGATTTAGCATTACCAGAGGGCATATCCCGTCTCCCTAGTTCCGCTGGCGAAACGAATCGACAGTTACAGTTAGCTTTAAAAGTATTGGGCGCAATGGCGGCATTTCTCGTATTTGTGGTGATGGCAGTGCAATATAACTCCCTCATTGATCCCTTGGTCATTATGCTGACTGTACCACTGGCTCTCGCTGGGGGCATTTTAGGGCTTTTTGTCACAGAGACGGCGATCGGTGCAACGGTAATCGTGGGAGTCGTTTTACTAGTCGGTATTGTCGTCAATAACGCCATCATTATGGTGGAGCTCGCGAACCAAATCCGGGAACGCGATCGCCTCAGTTATCGCGCGGCAATTTTAGAAGCTGCTCCCCAACGACTCCGCCCAATTTTGATGACCACCATTACGACAGTATTAGGTCTATTTCCCTTGGCATTAGGCATTGGAGAAGGCTCAGAATTTTTGCAGCCATTGGGAATCGTCGTATTTTCGGGTTTGTCCCTTGCCACCGTGTTGACGCTATTTATTATCCCTTGTCTTTATGTATTGCTTCACAGCTTTGGTCGTCCCCGTAAGCGTAAACCGCAACCTGTTTCTGTAGGAGAAGAGCTGCCGATAAAAGTTTGACCTCAAGGTGACTGATGATGGTTCCCGAACCCTTAGGCAGCAGCAGTTTACCGTGGTAAACCCTACCAAAGTTAATGAAAAATACTATGTCTTTTGAACGGAGAGAGAGGGATTCGAACCCTCGGAGCCGCTTACGCAACTCAACACATTAGCAATGTGTCGCTTTCGACCACTCAGCCATCTCTCCAAAGCCAACGCTAAACGATTTTAGCAGAAGAATAAAAAAAAGGCTAACCTGAAATCAAGATTTTTTTAATAATAAAACTATGGGTCTTTTCAGTGATGTTGGTCGCTTTTTCGAAACACGTTTGGAGGAATTTTTAAAGAATCATCCCCACCTCGAATTACAGGCGATCGCCGAGCAGTTGGGAGAACAAGAACGCGAAGCAATGCGTCTCAACCGAGACCTCGAGTTACAGTTAGAGCAAATCGAACAAAGCCTGACCCAAGTCGCCAAGGATATTCAGCATTGGCACAAGCGGGGACAACAGGCAGAAGCTGGCGGCAGGAAGGATTTAGCGGCAGCAGCAAAACAGCGGGAAGCAATGTTGT is part of the [Limnothrix rosea] IAM M-220 genome and encodes:
- the psbV gene encoding photosystem II cytochrome c-550, which produces MNKILGIDPLKKFIFGVAAFVMLFWQLNTTVANATELREADRTVNLSETETVVLSDQQIAKGLRVFIDTCSQCHNTGRTKSNPNVTLGLDDLKGADPRRDNILAMVDYLKNPTSYDGEYDLLQLHPNTTRADIWSSMRNYNEEDLQNVSGYVLVQAQVLGEGWGGGKLFN
- a CDS encoding efflux RND transporter periplasmic adaptor subunit, whose amino-acid sequence is MLQFFKSFVGIGFVASLSVLTVGCGLEQEGVAQPFRPEQETEEQPPLVDVAIAAATNAEATETYTGTTLPLKTVTVRSRLEGQLLALNVDVGDGVEQGRLLGIIEPDLLQTEVNEAAAELAARQFEVREAESELAEITAQIAQNKAALKQATADAKRFQELATTGAIAAQQAELAATAQETASQILRSSQAQLATKKQAIAAAQKRVVAQQAILAQNQERFTRTQIFSPQTGVIFSKTAEAGDTIPSGQTLVEIGDLSAVKVEIKISDRDLREFSLGKLVSVQLDAFPGETFSGEVTQISPIADPEARLIPVEVTIPNPAGKIAAGLLARVSKQSALTPTVTIPVEALEVGETSGDVIFVPVTIGEETTVQTRPVQLGEIDNGMVEILSGLNPNEKYILKGDRPLVTGETVTLSLLSEP
- the amt gene encoding ammonium transporter; translation: MAKNIKGIEMVDSLWILMCACLVFLMQPGFMCLESGLTRSKNNINVAVKNLADFAVSAFCFWVVGYGLMFGVSATGWWGQSHFLHDWQDPQGIAFFFFQIMFCGTATTIVSGAIAERTRFTAYLAIAMMISCLVYPAFGHWAWNGLDSPALQGWLGKLGFIDFAGSTVVHSIGAWVALATLMHLGSRTGRYEGGRSRKIHGSNLIISVLGAMLLWFGWFGFNAGSTLAFNDQVPIILLNTLMAGVAGLISAGGIRAIQTQNIEVEALINGCLAGLVAVTACCHIISTPMSVVVGATGGAVMLLGEYWLDCWEIDDAIAAIPVHGFAGAWGTVGVALFGQPERLPLDRLLQLWIQVSGVAIAFVWSFGVSYLLIWLWRQFFPLRVSVEAEHLGLNITEHHAHTDIYELMQVMDQQAQTKDLSLRAPVEPFTQVGVIAERYNRVMDRLQVALEHSETLAAELEFKVIERTHALTATNNSLEAEIREHQKTEDALRQSQAELQEFADTLTLTLQELQQTQTQLIQSEKMSSLGEMVAGVAHEINNPINYVYGNLKYLDEYTASLIELIHLYQEHLSPTPDEISDRLEDLELDFIVEDLPSILKSMHHGSERIQNLVVSLRNFSRLDEAPQKQVDIHEGIASTLLLLKRRIERFPSQQPMKVITDFDDLPPIECHPSQLNQVFMNLLSNGMDMLDEIYEANPRRPGTIWITTRHIEAQQMVRVTIADDGKGVPSKIRTKLFDPFFTTKPVGKGTGLGLSICYQIIVEKHNGKIWCEPNFPEGAKFVCEFPISP
- a CDS encoding sirohydrochlorin chelatase, with the protein product MQQLSVVVVHGSYSEVYRQEFNLLLERVSARVAHPVCGVYLECTDRPMVTAITQYLETYPDKSDIHLQILPLFLLPGVHVREDIPGAIAQLRQQFPKITIQTLPYLGKDGLLAPFLERQFEKHPDAKRVLLAHGSRRTGANPQIETLAASLNANTAYWATEPALQETIALLTKEDLNIVYVVPYFLFSGKIPAAIAAQVHELQQSYSRLQFYLGQPFGTQPDCAVAIAALLNKKNKSTKKNKPNNLISR
- the rseP gene encoding RIP metalloprotease RseP; translation: MSVLAAIAVLALLIVIHELGHFSAARLQNIHVNRFSIGFGPTLLKYQGKETEYAIRAFPLGGYVGFPDDDPDSDIPPEDPDLLRNRPIFDRAIVISAGVIANLIFAYFLLVTQAGTVGFQDIDYQPGVRIPDVLTAVASPAAQAGIQSEDVVLSVNNTPLSTGQDALEELRDLIQDAPGKSLTLQILRDSETVSVEVTPDAGNDGKGKIGVMLAPNGEIVRRRAENPVAALQAGSREFQRLIGLTVQGFAQLISNFGETAQQVAGPVAIVAVGADLAKDDLSNLFQFGSLISINLAIINILPLPALDGGQLAFLLVEGLRGRPLPMRIQENIMQTGLVLLLGLGVFLIVRDTVNLAFFQNLMR
- a CDS encoding homogentisate phytyltransferase, with the protein product MSVNSPSRPKPFWRSLWQFSRPHTIIGTSLSVWALAFLANSPEQLFGLYGWFVLTAWIACLGGNVFIVGLNQLTDIDIDKINKPHLPVAAGEFSAKTGWLIVLLSGAIALLLSIFSGLWLTVTVVSSLAIGTMYSLPPVRLKRFPLLAAMCIFTVRGVVVNLGLFAHFRDISSQSVVITPTVWLLTAFIIVFTVAIAIFKDVPDMEGDQQYRIKTFTLLLGKRKIFNLSLGIIGACYLGMIAGVWLLATSLNPLVFTIAHMALAIALIYRSQRVNLAQKQEIAAFYQFIWKLFFLEYILFIVVNLLP
- a CDS encoding DUF3493 domain-containing protein, giving the protein MSQKFTPEKLERLRIEAQNPYRTLRQFVYICFGISGFVGGLVFIGQIAAGRDLANAIPNFGVQAGVVGLMIFLWRWEDKNKKKNSQQKK